From Bacteroidota bacterium:
ACCTTAATCATGGATGTATACGCAAATGGCGATCGCTTAGAAATGTGTTTGACAGGAGATAAGTTTTTAAATATGTACGGACACCAGCAAGGAGAAAGGCATATGGGGCATATGGGAAATAGTCAAAATAGCTGGTCTCACCATATGGATGATGAGCATGAAAGTGATGATGAGCATTTTGGAGGTATTCACCATGAAAATGGGAATTTGGACTATACTTTTTTGATAGGTGTTCAAGAAAACGAGTATAGATTATTTTGCACAAAAAATTAAATATTCATTAATAGTTTAAATATAACAAGATGAGGATAATCGTATACTTTTTAGCTGGTATTTTTTTATTAGTTAATGCAGGTGATTCATTTGCAAAAATGAATGATGATTTAAACAAAAATCAGGGTAAGGAAGTTATTAAAGAATTCAAAGTATATGGCAATTGTGCTATGTGTGAGGATCGAATTGAAAAGGCAGCATTGTCAGTTCATGGGGTTAAAAAAGCTGAATGGAATAAAAAAACCAAAATAATGAAAGTTACTTTTGATGAGGATATTGTGAATTTGGATCAAATACACAAAGCCATTGCAAGAGTAGGCCATGATACTGATTTGGTAAAAGCTACTCAGAAAGTTTACAATAAATTACATGGCTGTTGTAAATATCGTTAATTGTTTAATTCTATTCCTTTTTTGTCAAAATTAGGGATATTTGATATATGGATAATACAAGTCTGAAAGAAAGACGTATCGGTTGGGTGGTGGTGTTGACCGCCATTACCATGGTGGTTGAAATATTCTTTGGACTTATCAGTGGATCAATGGCATTATTTGCTG
This genomic window contains:
- a CDS encoding heavy-metal-associated domain-containing protein; translated protein: MRIIVYFLAGIFLLVNAGDSFAKMNDDLNKNQGKEVIKEFKVYGNCAMCEDRIEKAALSVHGVKKAEWNKKTKIMKVTFDEDIVNLDQIHKAIARVGHDTDLVKATQKVYNKLHGCCKYR